In a single window of the Gossypium hirsutum isolate 1008001.06 chromosome D02, Gossypium_hirsutum_v2.1, whole genome shotgun sequence genome:
- the LOC107936732 gene encoding protein DETOXIFICATION 40, producing the protein MESLHENAIRKPLFQSQISDTKSESTSSELEDVLSDGNSSLLERWGKATCIESKLLFHLAAPAVIVYMINYLMSMSTQIFSGHLGNLELAAASLGNTGIQVFAYGLMLGMGSAVETLCGQAFGAHKYDMLGIYLQRSAVLLTFTGILLTLIYVFSKPILLLLGESPDIASTAAIFVYGLIPQIFAYALNFPIQKFLQAQSIVAPSAYISTATLFIHLLMSWVAVYKMGLGLLGASLVLSLSWWIVVVAQFVYIVKSDKCKYTWNGFSSQAFTGLPGFFKLSASSAVMLCLETWYFQILVLLAGLLENPELALDSLSICMTISGWVFMISVGFNAAASVRVGNELGAGHPKSAAFSVVIVTVLSFIISVAAAIIIMVLRDVISYAFTEGEVVAEAVSDLCPLLALTLILNGVQPVLSGVAVGCGWQTFVAYVNVGCYYFVGVPLGSLLGFYFNLGAKGIWSGMIGGTVMQTLVLIWVTFRTDWKKEVEEARKRMDAWEVKEEPLLK; encoded by the exons ATGGAATCCCTCCACGAAAACGCCATCCGAAAACCTCTGTTTCAATCACAAATTTCGGATACGAAATCCGAATCTACAAGTTCGGAGCTTGAGGATGTTTTGTCGGACGGTAACTCTTCCTTGTTGGAGCGTTGGGGAAAAGCGACATGTATCGAATCGAAACTCCTTTTCCACTTGGCAGCGCCGGCTGTCATTGTTTATATGATCAACTATCTCATGTCTATGTCCACCCAAATCTTCTCCGGTCATCTCGGTAATCTTGAACTCGCCGCCGCCTCCCTCGGAAACACTGGCATCCAAGTCTTTGCTTATGGCCTCATG TTAGGAATGGGGAGTGCAGTGGAAACGCTTTGCGGGCAAGCCTTTGGAGCACACAAATACGACATGCTAGGCATATATCTTCAAAGATCAGCAGTTCTCCTCACCTTCACAGGGATTCTCCTCACACTCATCTATGTCTTCTCTAAACCAATCTTATTATTACTAGGTGAATCGCCTGATATTGCTTCCACCGCTGCAATTTTCGTCTATGGTCTAATACCACAAATCTTCGCATACGCCTTAAATTTCCCCATTCAGAAATTTCTGCAGGCTCAGAGCATAGTGGCCCCTAGCGCTTACATATCCACAGCCACATTATTCATACATCTGTTGATGAGTTGGGTGGCGGTGTACAAAATGGGGCTTGGTTTGTTGGGTGCGTCCTTGGTGTTGAGCTTGTCGTGGTGGATTGTGGTGGTTGCTCAATTTGTGTATATAGTGAAAAGCGACAAGTGCAAATATACATGGAATGGGTTCAGCAGTCAAGCCTTCACTGGCCTGCCGGGATTCTTCAAGTTATCGGCGTCGTCGGCGGTGATGTTGTGCTTGGAAACTTGGTATTTTCAGATTCTGGTTTTGCTTGCAGGGTTGCTCGAGAACCCAGAATTGGCTTTGGATTCACTCTCCATCTG CATGACGATATCTGGATGGGTGTTTATGATTTCGGTGGGGTTCAATGCCGCAGCAAG TGTAAGAGTTGGGAACGAGCTAGGAGCGGGACATCCAAAATCGGCGGCGTTCTCGGTGGTCATAGTGACGGTACTTTCATTCATAATCTCGGTGGCGGCGGCAATAATAATAATGGTTCTACGTGATGTCATTAGCTACGCCTTCACAGAGGGTGAAGTGGTGGCGGAGGCTGTTTCAGATCTCTGTCCGCTTCTAGCATTAACCCTTATCCTCAACGGAGTTCAGCCTGTTTTGTCCG gtgTGGCTGTTGGGTGTGGATGGCAAACTTTTGTTGCATATGTCAACGTGGGCTGCTATTACTTTGTCGGGGTTCCCTTGGGTTCTCTTCTTGGCTTTTACTTCAATCTGGGTGCCAAG GGAATATGGTCAGGGATGATTGGTGGCACAGTCATGCAAACCCTGGTCTTGATTTGGGTAACATTTCGAACTGACTGGAAGAAGGAG GTTGAAGAAGCTAGAAAGAGAATGGATGCCTGGGAGGTTAAGGAGGAGCCTCTTTTGAAGTAG